AAGAAAATGTCTGATTGCAATGATCCTGAAGAAAATCCACAACTTCACTATTACCTACAACAGATGGTGTCTCGTAGTTTCTTTGCACGCATGTGCCAAATCTGTCACCAAATTCTCTTCCAAGCGCTTCCTCGTTTATTTTTTGTAATTTCATATTTGCGTCATAAATCTGTAACAGCAGCCGGAACTGTTGCGATACATAGGAAGCTCTGCTTCTTCGCTCTACATGCGTAAACCACGTCGGATAAAAATCAGCAAAACGATACCCTGCCAGATCAATGTTATATAAATTTCGAATATACACGATAGAACTGTCTACCGTAGACTGTATCCCCTTATCACCAACCTGAAAAGTCGTGCAGTTGCCATGTACTCTGTACTTGAGCAACGGTTCCGAAATATTGGCAAACTCTGTACATAAAATCAGCTTCGTCCACAGATCATAATCTTCCGCAACTTTTGTCTCATCATAACACAGCTTATTTTCTGTCAGGACACTCTTTCTTATCATAACCGTCGGATGATATACCGCGCATGAAAATAACAGTCTTGCTTTGATCTCGTCATTGGTCTCTGGAAGAGGTACCAGTCTGTTTATATTCCCCTCCATGGTTATCTCATAGGCAAAGGTTCCCAAAACTCCTATCTGCGGATTTTTTTCCATGAAATCCATCTGTCTTTCAAATCTCTCCAACATTGCGATGTCATCAGCATCCATCCTTGCTATCATCTCCCCGCGGGAAACCGATAACCCATAATTCAGCGCATTTGCCACTCCCTTTTTTTCTTTCTGAAAGTATCGGATTCTTTCATCGGGCGGCAGTATTTTTTTTACTCCTTCCCTGTCTTGTGAACTGTCAACAACAATCAATTCCCAGTTCTCATAAGTCTGACCCATAATACTTTCTACTGCTTCCTCCAGAAATGATATTTCATCTCCAACGGGCATGATAATACTGATCAATTTGCTATTCATCCAAGCTCTCCTGTTTTCTGTTGTTCCACACTTCAGTCGCTGTTAAAATATATCTTTTCCACAGGCAAAATCTCTGCCGTATTCCAGTCCGATACACGCAAGCTGCCGGCATATTGCCGCTGCGTCAACCGGCGTAATTATGATAAACAAATTATCCCACGTTTCAACATCCCCAAAATAGAGAATTGACACTCCACCTATTTTTTCATTCCTTTTATTGATGTCATTGTCAATGCAAAAACAAATTTCAATTTCCGGATGTTCTTTCATATATCTTCTGCACCGGATCCCGGTCCCAAAATAAGCAATTTTTTTGTGCAACATGTTTGGTATTATTTTCTTTAATTCAATTTCGTTTTGACATTCAAACCGCTTCTCGATACCTGCTATGTAGAATTGCAGTAACGTACTTATCATTAACGATTCCGTATCTCTTTTTCGTTTTTTCTCCGGCCGATGCAGGCTTGCAAAAACTTCATTCCACTGACTCTTTTGATCAAAATCTATAAACCTCTCTGCATACATTTTCGCCCTGCCGCTTAAATACTGTCTTCTTCCCTCATCCTTCAGCAGTGCCGTTATCTGCTTTGCCGCTTCCCCTGCATCCATTTGTGCCACTGAGATAACAGCCTCGTTCTCATCGACAACAGAAAGATATGGCAATTCATACATCACACATGGAAGGCCATACGCAAGCCCCTCCAATACAGAAAGAGGAAACCCCTCATATACTGATGTTGAGAGTAAAAGGGAAGCCTGACTTAAATACCTGGAAAGATCACCCAGATAGCCCGTGATTATAATATTGTCCAGAAGATTGTATTGTTCTATCATCTGTTTAAATCCACATAGTTGAAGTTCGGGAACCTCCCCCAGCATATATAATTTAACGTCAGGAATCTCATAAACCACCTGGCGGATGATTTCGATTGCCTCCTCCGGTCTTTTCTCAGTCGAAAATCTCCCAATCCACACAATTATGTTCTTATTTTTCTTCGAATGCGCCTCTGCTCCTATCTTCACATCCACAGGATTCACTGTCCGAAACACATTATGATTGGCACTGCTCCAGTATTTCAGATCAACGTCACTCAAAGTAATGACTGCATCCACCAATGAATAAATCTCATGTAATTGCAGTATCTTTCTGTCTGCACTGAGCATCAGCTTCGCAAAAACCGAATGCGTATATATAATAAAGCGTACATCATATAACTTGCAAAAAAGCATGTCCCATGCAAGCAATTCCCGGTCCTCCCACGCATGATAGACCATCGTGTCTATGTGATAATCCAGAATTGCTTTCTCTATTGCTCCTGCTCTCTCCCGGTAACTCTTATCACGACGATTATACGGCGGAATCACGATCCGCGTTATCCGCGAGTCCAGTTTGTAATCATCCGGTGTTGATTCTGTCTCTGTCATAACAATGACACGGTAGCCCATGTCAATCCACATATTGGCCAACAAGACCAGAACCTTTTCCGCTCCGCCGCTGAATACGGAATAATAGAATGTCGCGATTGTTCTGACCTCCCGGGATGTACAGACAAAGGCATTCTCATTTTTCAGTAATTGAATCAACTTTTCAGGATCTTTTTCATACTTCGTTTTCTCTCTTTTTCCGGTGAGTTCCTCCAAGAGCTGTCTTTTCTCTTTTTCATCCATCGTTCTCCTCCAGGCTGTCTCCGTTTCACCGTCATCTGCACTATAGAACTGCATAAAGGACAGTCTCCCATTCTGATTTGGAATAATGTCTGACATACATTCGGTATTCCGGTACAAGCGATTTTATATACAACGGAATCTTGGTCATGTCTTCCGGCTTATGGTAGATGCATACCGCTATCCTCGGTTTACTGTCACAGATCAAACGTCTGGCTCCTTTTAACGTTTCCAGTTCAGCACCTTCGACATCCATTTTTAAATAGGTTATTCTTTCTTTTACCGTATCATCGACAGATACGACGGAAATAACTTCTTCTCCGTCCGCATCAATTTTTGAAGACCAGTTTCCCAGGGCAGTAAAATGAAGTTCCTCTTTTTTGCTCCATGTGCCATAAGGTATGATCTCAATTCTCTCGTCCCCGCCTTTTCTTGCATTGCAGAGAACGATATTGTCCCGATCCGGTTCAAAGGCATATGCTTTCTTAAAATGAGGGCAATTCTTTTTCCACTCCAAAGTCGTCGTCAGATCATATGCTCCGGCGTCTACGAAAACCTCGCCATTTCCCCCCCCAAATGTAGAAAGCTCTCGTCAAAATATTGTCTTCTGACTAAGTCTTTTTGTCTCTCTATAAACCGTTTCATATGTAATATCTGATTTTTATGGAAGCCCGCCTTCCTGAGTTCTTCCTCCATTTCATCTCCGTATTTGTCGCTCGTAATCAGGATACCGCTGTCCGGGTACTGTTTCAGCTCTTCCAATGAAATTACACGGTATCCTCTGAATCCGTTTTTCTGCTTTTCCAGATCTTTGTCGCAAAAACAGTCGATCTTCAGCCAGTCCGGAATAGAAATCATTGCCGCTCTTCCGGCGCCATAACATATGATCTTTGGAAATTCCAGAAAAGACTGCAATTCCGGTGATAAGGAATCACAACAATATCTTTCAATAATATTTTGCATGTACGTAAAATCACCCGTAACCAGATACCCCAGACGGTTCATCCATATATCCTTTGACTGCTCGTCTTCCAACATATTATAAACCTGCCGTAATTCTTCCATTCTCTCCCTCCATGATTCTCCGAAAAATATCTTATTATTTCTCACTGCACAAAGTCTGAGACAGTACAGCCATAATCATATGGTCATAGATCATATGGACATCTTCTGTGATCTGCATACTCATCGCATTCACATGAAGAGCCACGTCAGCCAGCGCATGGAGTCTGC
The sequence above is a segment of the Lachnospiraceae bacterium JLR.KK008 genome. Coding sequences within it:
- a CDS encoding glycosyltransferase translates to MNSKLISIIMPVGDEISFLEEAVESIMGQTYENWELIVVDSSQDREGVKKILPPDERIRYFQKEKKGVANALNYGLSVSRGEMIARMDADDIAMLERFERQMDFMEKNPQIGVLGTFAYEITMEGNINRLVPLPETNDEIKARLLFSCAVYHPTVMIRKSVLTENKLCYDETKVAEDYDLWTKLILCTEFANISEPLLKYRVHGNCTTFQVGDKGIQSTVDSSIVYIRNLYNIDLAGYRFADFYPTWFTHVERRSRASYVSQQFRLLLQIYDANMKLQKINEEALGREFGDRFGTCVQRNYETPSVVGNSEVVDFLQDHCNQTFSSLVSGLLDFYHLSSDAHEELCICVEKSLQEADEAWNAVLKKDKTFVLYGAGRRGLEFLTKYERLYENSEIFWKLSAIVDKKNIKISGHHRNRIYAPDDLKTMQFDFIVVGSNLYFDEIKTELVNMGISKAKIIRMSILDRGEC
- a CDS encoding glycosyltransferase family 4 protein, with the translated sequence MQFYSADDGETETAWRRTMDEKEKRQLLEELTGKREKTKYEKDPEKLIQLLKNENAFVCTSREVRTIATFYYSVFSGGAEKVLVLLANMWIDMGYRVIVMTETESTPDDYKLDSRITRIVIPPYNRRDKSYRERAGAIEKAILDYHIDTMVYHAWEDRELLAWDMLFCKLYDVRFIIYTHSVFAKLMLSADRKILQLHEIYSLVDAVITLSDVDLKYWSSANHNVFRTVNPVDVKIGAEAHSKKNKNIIVWIGRFSTEKRPEEAIEIIRQVVYEIPDVKLYMLGEVPELQLCGFKQMIEQYNLLDNIIITGYLGDLSRYLSQASLLLSTSVYEGFPLSVLEGLAYGLPCVMYELPYLSVVDENEAVISVAQMDAGEAAKQITALLKDEGRRQYLSGRAKMYAERFIDFDQKSQWNEVFASLHRPEKKRKRDTESLMISTLLQFYIAGIEKRFECQNEIELKKIIPNMLHKKIAYFGTGIRCRRYMKEHPEIEICFCIDNDINKRNEKIGGVSILYFGDVETWDNLFIIITPVDAAAICRQLACIGLEYGRDFACGKDIF